TTCCCTATTTCAATTTGTCCACGCGGCCTAATCTGGCTTCAGATCTCGAAACAATTTGGGACAGAGGTTGCTTTCGGACAATTCCTGCTGGAAATTCATCCAAAAGCCATAATAGTGAACGCATGATCATGTATTCTGAATTTGAACAAAACGTCGCTGTTATCCGAGAACGGGTGGCTACAGCATGCGCCGATCACGGACGCAGTGTCGAGAGTGTGTCGATCCTGCCAGTCACTAAGACCCATCCTGTCGACGCGGCTTTGTTTGCTGCTCAGGCTGGATTTGTGGCGGTGGGCGAGAACCGAGTACAGGAAGTTTTGGAAAAACAGCCTCAAGCAACCGACGTCACCCTGGATTGGGAACTCATCGGGCACCTTCAATCCAATAAGGCCAAAACCGCTGTCGAACACTGCGCTCGTATCCAGACGGTCGACTCTGAGAAACTACTCCGCCGCATCGACCGCCTCGCAGTTGAGCTGGGAAAACGCCAACGCATCCTCATCCAAGTCAACGCCGGGGAAGATCTCAACAAACACGGTATCCTCTGTTCCGAGGCCCCAGCTATTTTAGAGATTGCCCTCGGGCTGGAGCACATCTCTGTCGAAGGTCTTATGACGATCGCTCCGCTTGATGAAGATCTCGATGTGGCCCGCGCTTGCTTTGATCAGCTCCGCATCACTCGCGATGCTCTGGCCGTTCAGTTCGGCATCCCCCTTAACGAACTCTCCATGGGAATGACCGGTGATCTCGAGCACGCTATCGCCGCCGGTAGCACCCAAATCCGCGTCGGCTCGGCGCTTTACGGGAAGCGTGGGTGAGCTTTCTTTATGCCTCTATTGATGCCGCACAAGATGCACATAATTTGCGCAGTATGAAAAATCTGACTCTGCGCGTGGACGAAAATACACTAGCTAAAGCGAGGCTCATTGCTGCCGAGCAGTCCACGTCTGTGAGTGAGTTAATTCGGGATTTCCTAAATGATCTCATCAGTCAGGAGACACGTAGAGATGAGGCTCGTAGAGAACTGGTCGCGTTGTGTGAAGGTTCTGAGGCGCGCGTGGGATCCAAAGATTGGACTCGAAATAGCCTGCATGAACGCTGACTTCTTTTTAGACACGAACATCCTGGTTTATGCTTTGGAATCTACTGCAGGCTCCAAACAAGCGCGGGCATTAGAGGTCATCGAGATCGTTAACTTCGGAATTTCTACCCAGGTATTACAGGCGCTCTACGTCACTGTCACACGCAAGTTTGCAATACCGCTTTCAGCTGAAAAATCTGTGGTGTTTATAGACTATTCTTGCGGCCGCTGAAAAGCTCGAAGCGAAAACCCTCTATACGGAAGACTTAAATAGCGGACAGACTTATGGCACTGTCGGCGTAGTGAATCCATTTATCTAAAGAGGCAATCAGTGCTCAGCACGGTATCCAAGCTAAGGCCATGAACTACATCGAACTCCATGCCCGCAGTGCTTTTAGTTTTCTCCGAGGAGCATCGCAGCCGGATGAGCTGGCGAAGCGTGCTGCGGAACGCGGCTTGCCAGGAATGGCCCTGTGCGATCGCGATGGCTTCTATGGTGCGCCGCGTTTTCATGCCGCAGCGGAGGAAGTAGGGGTGCGCCCATACGTTGGCACGGAATTGACCATGGAGGATGACACCGTGTTGCCGCTATTGGTCCAGAGCCGCCGGGGTTACCGCAACCTCTGCAAACTCATTTCTCAGAGTAAATTGACGGCTGCCAAAGGCGAGAGCCAGATCACTTGGAATCACTTGGCCGACTTCACTGAGGGCCTGATTGCTCTCACCGGTGATCGGGATGGCCCCCTCCTTCAGGGTTGGGCGGATGACCGCGAAGCTGGCATGAACGCAGGGCTTCAACGCATCCGTCGCATCTTTCCGAAAGATCAAGTCTACGTCGAAATCCAACGACACCAAGTGCGCGATGAGGACTTAGCCAACCGCGCTCTTAAACAAATCGCTGAGGCAAACCAGCTTCCCCTCCTGGCGACGAATGGTGTGACCTATGCGCAGCAAGATGGGCGTCGTATCCAAGACGTATTTACTTGCCTGCGCCACCATACGCATCTCGACGTTGCCGGCCGCTTATTAGCTGAAAATGCCACGCGCCACATTCGCTCCGCTCAGGAGATGTCGGCGATGTTTGCTGACCTGCCCGATGCTGTAGCCGAGTCTGTCCGCCTAGCCGAGCGGCTTGAGTTTTCACTCAACGATCTGGGCTATGAATTTCCTGAGTTTCCGGTTGAAGCAGGAGACTCGATGGATGCGTTCCTCTGCCGCGCGACCTATGCCGGAGCACAGCGCCGTTACGGCGTGATAACCCCGGGTATCAAAAAGCAATTGGACCACGAACTCGATCTCATCACGCGGCTGGGTTTTAGTGGGTATTTCCTGATTGTTTGGGATCTCGTCCGTTACTGTCAGCAGGAGAATATAATGGTGCAGGGACGGGGGAGTGCTGCCAATAGTGCGGTCTGCTACAGCTTGGGCATCACTGCGTGCGATCCCATCGGCGGTAAGCTTCTCTTTGAGCGGTTTTTAAGTGAGGGTCGCAAATCTTGGCCCGATATCGACTTGGATCTACCGAGTGGCGATCGCCGCGAGCGAGTTATTCAGCACGTCTATGAGCGCTATGGTCGAACCGGAGCAGCCATGACAGCCAACGTGATCACTTACAAAGGACGCAGTGCTGTGCGCGAGTTGGGTAAAGTGCTTCACTTCCCTGAGGAGCTCGTGGGCCGCTTTGCTGATCTTTACGCCAGTGGTGATTATCCACACACGCTGGAACTCGAAGAGCAACTCGAACAGGCCGGCATCCGTAGTGACCACCCGCGTGCGCCAGCCCTTGTTACGCTTTACCAACAGCTTTACGGATTACCGCGCCATCTAGGCCAACACTCGGGTGGTATGGTGATCTGCCAAGGGCAACTCGACGAGGTAGTACCGTTGGAAAACGCCTCGATGCCAGGGCGCTCTGTCGTGCAGTGGGACAAAGACGACTGCGATGCCATGGGCATTGTAAAAGTCGACCTGCTCGGTCTCGGTATGATGGCTGCCATCCAAGATGCGATTACGCTCACTCAGGAGCGCGGGCACCCCGTGGATCTCGCTCAAATTCCCACCGACGATCCCGAGACCTACGCGCTCATGACACGTGCTGACACGATCGGTGTTTTTCAGATCGAGAGCCGTGCTCAAATGGCGACCTTGCCGCGTATGAAGCCGCGCACGTTTTACGACCTGGTCATCGAAGTCGCGATCATTCGCCCAGGGCCTATCGTCGGCAATCTGGCTCATCCCTACCTGGAGCGCCGTGCAGGACGGCAGGATGTGAGCTACATCGATGCACGCCTTGAACCTGTTCTGGAGCGTACGCTTGGCGTACCTCTTTTCCAAGAGCAGGTGCTCAAAATGGCCATGGTAATGGCTAATTTCTCAGGATCGCAGGCCGAGCGTCTGCGCAAAGCTTTGAGTTTTCATCGCTCGGATAAACTGATGGACCGCGTTCAAGATGAGCTTCGAGCAGCGTTACAAAAAAATGAGGTAGCGCCCAATGTCATTGAGGAAGTGGTCGCCGCTATTAGCTCCTTTGCCCTCTATGGTTTTCCCGAGTCACATGCTATTAGCTTTGCCACCTTGGCCTATGGAAGTGCCTACCTAAAGACGCATTACCCAGCTGAGTTTTACACAGGCCTGCTGAATAACCAACCCATGGGTTTTTATTCCTCGGCTACTTTAATCCAGGATGCGCGTCGTCACGGTTTGCGTTTTCGAGCCCCCTGTGCGGTGAACTCAACGTGGGAGACGGGCATCATAAATAACAAAACGCTGCAACTTGGCTTGTGTCAGCTCAGTGGCGTTTCGAAAAAGGCTATCGAATCTCTCTTGCGAGCACGCGAAGCACGGCCTTTCGAGAACGTTGCAGACTTCTGTCGCCGTGGTCGCTTGTGCAAAGACGAATTGCGCGTCCTTGCCGAATCCGGGGCGCTCAATCAACTCTCTGGTGATCGCCGCGCTGCCCTTTGGCAAGTCGAGTCATATAGCGCAGCTGAGGATGATCTCTTTGCCCTGGTTGCTGAAGAATCTGCTGACTATCATGCCAGCCCTCTCCCTGAGATGGGTCTCATGGAGCGTGTTCAGGCTGATTTTGCATCTACTGGAGTGACGACGGGTAGCCATCCTATGAAGCGCATCCGAGCTGCCTTGCCCCAATACATAAAGACTGCCGCTGCTCTCGCTGAAGTGCCCAATGGCACATTCGTTGCCACCGCTGGAGCCGTCATCTGCCGCCAGCGCCCTGGCACGGCTAAAGGTGTGGTCTTTATCAGTCTCGAAGACGAAACCGGTGTCTCCAATAGCATTGTCTACCCTCAACTCTTCGAAGAGAAACGCATCCTCATTAAATCCGAACCCTTCCTGCTCATTCACGGTGTTATCCAACACGCCGATGGCACGACCCACCTTAAGGCAAAACGCATCCTCCCCCTGAAGGCCGACGACTTACCT
The nucleotide sequence above comes from Opitutales bacterium. Encoded proteins:
- a CDS encoding error-prone DNA polymerase → MNYIELHARSAFSFLRGASQPDELAKRAAERGLPGMALCDRDGFYGAPRFHAAAEEVGVRPYVGTELTMEDDTVLPLLVQSRRGYRNLCKLISQSKLTAAKGESQITWNHLADFTEGLIALTGDRDGPLLQGWADDREAGMNAGLQRIRRIFPKDQVYVEIQRHQVRDEDLANRALKQIAEANQLPLLATNGVTYAQQDGRRIQDVFTCLRHHTHLDVAGRLLAENATRHIRSAQEMSAMFADLPDAVAESVRLAERLEFSLNDLGYEFPEFPVEAGDSMDAFLCRATYAGAQRRYGVITPGIKKQLDHELDLITRLGFSGYFLIVWDLVRYCQQENIMVQGRGSAANSAVCYSLGITACDPIGGKLLFERFLSEGRKSWPDIDLDLPSGDRRERVIQHVYERYGRTGAAMTANVITYKGRSAVRELGKVLHFPEELVGRFADLYASGDYPHTLELEEQLEQAGIRSDHPRAPALVTLYQQLYGLPRHLGQHSGGMVICQGQLDEVVPLENASMPGRSVVQWDKDDCDAMGIVKVDLLGLGMMAAIQDAITLTQERGHPVDLAQIPTDDPETYALMTRADTIGVFQIESRAQMATLPRMKPRTFYDLVIEVAIIRPGPIVGNLAHPYLERRAGRQDVSYIDARLEPVLERTLGVPLFQEQVLKMAMVMANFSGSQAERLRKALSFHRSDKLMDRVQDELRAALQKNEVAPNVIEEVVAAISSFALYGFPESHAISFATLAYGSAYLKTHYPAEFYTGLLNNQPMGFYSSATLIQDARRHGLRFRAPCAVNSTWETGIINNKTLQLGLCQLSGVSKKAIESLLRAREARPFENVADFCRRGRLCKDELRVLAESGALNQLSGDRRAALWQVESYSAAEDDLFALVAEESADYHASPLPEMGLMERVQADFASTGVTTGSHPMKRIRAALPQYIKTAAALAEVPNGTFVATAGAVICRQRPGTAKGVVFISLEDETGVSNSIVYPQLFEEKRILIKSEPFLLIHGVIQHADGTTHLKAKRILPLKADDLPAGASHDFR
- a CDS encoding YggS family pyridoxal phosphate-dependent enzyme; its protein translation is MIMYSEFEQNVAVIRERVATACADHGRSVESVSILPVTKTHPVDAALFAAQAGFVAVGENRVQEVLEKQPQATDVTLDWELIGHLQSNKAKTAVEHCARIQTVDSEKLLRRIDRLAVELGKRQRILIQVNAGEDLNKHGILCSEAPAILEIALGLEHISVEGLMTIAPLDEDLDVARACFDQLRITRDALAVQFGIPLNELSMGMTGDLEHAIAAGSTQIRVGSALYGKRG